In Gimesia panareensis, the genomic window TCACTGTGACACAATTATCTTCAGGTGGCTTTCCAGGCTGTGTATTGCTCTGTGTGCCTTTGGGCTGGCATGGTTGCCATTCCCCCGGGTTGATCGGTTCAGCGATGTAGGCACGCTTCCGCTTCTCCTGTGGGGTTCGTTCCGTGTCCATTGCACGATTCAGCTCCCCAATGATTCGCCGCCGATCGTCATAGGGGCCGTCAATGTGAATGAATGCTGGTGGAAGATCGCATTCGCTTTCAGGCTTCCAGGGCCCATCCAGGAAAACCCCGATCACATAATGCTTGCTTGATGTTTTGATGCGGATGTGCCAGTGTCGAACGTATCCATCTTTGCTGGATTCCATACGCTCACGATTGAGCAGAGCACAAACGTGAGATGTTGTTTTCGCTGTCTTGAATGACTTTGCGTTTGGCGGGGCTGACTTCCAGGACTGGGCTTCCCAGTCCCCAGAGATCGACACCAGATAGACGGGAGATGGTTTCGGTTTCGGCTTCTCCCCCAATGTCAGAACATCGTATGAGCTGGGGTTTCCGAATGCTGGAGGCTCTGCAGTGTCCAGGGCTGGCCAGTCTTTTGATCGGCTGAGCAGCTGGTCAACTGGATTGCTGGGAGTCTGAAGCGTATCACAGACGAAAGAGGGGTTCTGTGTAGTGCACATACTGAGGCACCTTTCAACGCACTGGGGACAGCGCGTAAAAAAAGAGTGCCAGCTCTGAGCACTGCTTCTAAGGTGGAAATGTGCCACCCGGTTGCCCTCACGGTACAACCACACTGCCAAGAGCTGGCGCTCCTGTTTACATTTATTGCTTTTAGAATTGTACATTTGCGTCTTTCGACTTTTAGAAGAAAGCATTCTCTTTTGACTCCCACCGAATGTCAATACTGTCCCGCCCTGCCTGGATAACATTCACTGAGCTGTGAACGGTTGTGCGTTTTAAGCCGGTATTCTGCAGGAAAAAAACTCCAATTTTGCCAATCAAAATACGTGATAGGAGACGTGGTTTCAGGATGCCCAGACTGTCACAATATGACCCCCGTTTCTGAGACTGGATCCACTCCAGCAGCCCCCCGGCGAAAGAAGGAAAGACACAGGCAGTTTTCGACAGTTCCCTATGGTATCGAGAACTTTTCAACTCCAGAAAGGACCTATTGATTCTCAGGAGTGCGTAAGTAAAGCTACCTCAAATATCGGTAGTTCCCTGTGCCGTCCTCATTCCTGACTGCTTCCAGTAGGACCCGCAACGTCGGTTGTCGTGTCGTCCTGGTTATCAATCAACTCTGCTGAGTTCACACGCAGCCCACAACCCGCCGCCATCAACCGCAGCTTACGCAATAGAGCATCCGTGGTAATATGTTCGTTGACTGGCTCCAGGGATATCCGAAATATCTTCTCTCTCACTGGGTTGCCTCCTGTTGATCTTTACTGAATGTCCCCATTTCGGTTGACTCATTAGCGAGTACCGAATTGTTCCGAGTGTCATACTCTGTTTCAGACACACACTCACCACACGGAACACTCCCCCCTAAAGGGGGAGAGTATTCCGCGTGTGTGTGCTGGCACTCGGAATCACTAGAGGTAGTTTCAAAACCCAAAACTACGTGAACAGTTTGGTATAGTATTTGTACGAGTACCTCCCTCGAAAGGAGGTCTCATTATGACCATGACCCGCGTGTCACGACCTGCCACAGGTCGCAACATTACCGGGTCCAGGACGGAACCAAAACCACAACTCTCGGACGAGCAATGGCTTCTGATCAAAGATCTGTTTCCAGAACCACCGGTAAACGCAGCCGGAGGGCGGCCCAGAGTGGCTCCCCGCGAGTGCCTCGAAGGAATCCTTTGGGTATTAAGGACCGGTGCCCGATGGAAAGATTTACCAACATTTTTACCATCTCCCAGCACCTGCTGGCGGCGTTTCAAGGAATGGACCGAAGACGGTGTCTTCCTGGAAGCGTGGCAGCGATTGCTCGAACACTTAGACCGCCGGAAGCTGGTTGTCTGGTCGGAAGCATTCGGGGATGGCACATTCTGCCCCGCAAAAAAAGGGGCGCCGATGTCGGAAAGACAAAACGGGGAAAGGGAACCAAGCTTATGCTGCTGGTCGACGGAAACGGGCTCCCTCTCGCTTTGGATCGTGCCAGTGCCTCTCCGGCAGAGGTGAAGCTGATTGAATCCCTGCTGGACCAGCGAGTTTTGCCACGCGACCCCGATCGCCTGATTTATGATCGTGCGGCCGACAGCGATCCCCTGCGCACAGAGCTGGCGGAACGGCAGATAGAGCTGATCTGTCCGCATCGCAAGAACCGTGTGAAACCAGCGACGCAAGACGGGCGTGCTCTGCGGCGATATCGACGCCGCTGGAAAGTCGAACGCACCATCAGCTGGCTGTTCAACTTTCGTCGTCTGGTAATACGATATGAACGATACAGTCATTTGTTTTTAGGATTCGCACAACTCGCGTGCGTGTTCACCTTACTTAATAAGTTATGAAACCACTTCTAGGAATTCCGAGTCGTTCCGAGTGATTCCGAGTGAGTTCATAGCCTGGATATTTTTGACCGTTCCCCCGCTCCACATCAGCCCGTTGCACTGCCTGGATCTCTACAAGATGAAGCAACGCTCGTTCAGTTCGATCCTTACTGAGTGCTGCTTTATTTTTAAGTACGGAAACTGTGGAAGGCTCACCAATGCTTTGCAGAGCCTGAGTGACTTTCTGGACATCCTCTTCAAACTGTTTTACTTTCTCATTCTCTTTTTCGCGTTCCCTTTTGGTCCGCTTCTCTGTTCTGGCTTCCTGTGATGGAATCAGGTTTGTTTCCCATACACGCCCCCCATTGTCCTCAATCGCCCCCTCTGTGATGTCCAGGGCCCAACTCTGAGAATGCCCAGCAGATCCACCAGCAACAAACCAGAGTTTGTGAACGCCTGGGGAGTCCGGTTGATATGCTTCCCGTCGATTCAACAGGATCCACTGACGCGCCCATTCCTGGAAACCAGCGAAAGCAATCTCCTCAAGTTGCGGTTCTGAGAATTCATTTTGACCGTTACTCTTTCGGGTATGGTGTACCAGAATGATTGTACATCCTGTTTCCTGTCCCAGCCTGGTAAGCGGTTTGAGCTTCTCACCAACCGAAAACAGATTGCTGGCACTTTCACCCAAACTGAGACAGAGATAAGCAGGATCGAAAATCAGAGCTCCGAGCTGCTTTTCTTTTATGGTCTGTGCTACCTGGTCAATATCGAGTTGGCTTTCCAGAGATGGCAAATTAAAGCAGACGTGAAAACCTTCCGTACTCTGAGGGGACCATCCATAGCTTTTAACGATCCTGGAGAACGTTTCCTGTATTGTCGCTGCACCTGACTCACCTGACATAATGCCAACGTTACAGGTATTCGGCACCGTAAACCGATTGAACAATTTATTCCCAGTCGCGATACAGAAACCCAGTGCGATCAGGAAATTAGTTTTCAGGCATTTTTTAGGGCCTGCAATGATGCAAGGCTGACCTTTGACCAGAACACCATTTACCAGATATTCATGCGTAAAATCGCCAGCTAACAGCTCTGCAGCGTTCAGAAACGGAAATTTATTCTTATTGTCGTTCTGGGTATCACCTGGCATTAAGTACTCCCGTCGCCTCTGTGCCCTCTCTCAGAGCTTCTGACAGGTCTTTGTTCAATGCACCGGTCTGATAACAGCGATCACATTTCAAGCCGTTGCAGTGTCCACAGATAGCAACTGGCTTGCGATGATTGACCGTCGATCTGAGATTACTGTAACAACCCATTATGTCCGCCATCTGGTTTTGATCACACCAGGCACCAGCTGTGCCTTCCGGGAGATCTTCAATCACCTTTTTTACCGCAGTCATAAGCCTATTGAATTCCCGCCAAGGGGCCTGCATTTCCTTCAGGTGATATTCTGTCACAGTTCCTGCAGGTATCACCGGATCGGCAACCGGTTCCATCCCGCCCCACTCGGAAGGATCGAAAGTAATGCCTGGTGATGGTTCCCCTCTCCCCATTGCCCGGTCATATTCGGCTTTCTGTTTATCAGCTGGCAATGCTGCAATCTCGACCACCCGGGCTTTACCGATCTTCTTATCAGTCAGTAGCTCTGCTTTGACTTCCGGCCCGATATTGGAAACCAGAACTTCAACAGCTTCAGTGAATTGGGCATCACGCTTGACCTGACGTGAGCTTTGCCCGGTTTTTTCGGCGATCTTTTCAGATGTTTTCATTAAGGGGGACACTGTGTCCCCCTTTTTCTTTGAGGGTCTGTGTGGCTCTTTCTTCTCTGCCTGATACCATTTACCGACCAGGTAAGACTTCTGTTTCTGATCCAGGTTACGCCGTCCGAGCTGATTGGAGATAATCCAATTGTGAACAGCTTCCCGGTCTTTGAACTCAATCGCATTGATGGCAGGGGGAGCGATCCGTTGACGTTCTTCATCCGTCATATTATCCCACACACTAAGCCGGTTATGTCCATCGATCAGAATTCCCTCTGACCTCCAGACAATCACCGGTTCCCTGAATTCGCCATCTTTGATGATATTTTCTCTCAGACGTCGCAGCTCATCAGCCTGCAACGCTGGACAAAGAATCTTGAAATCATCGTCTTTTTTTATGTCTTCAATACGCATAGAAGTTAGTTCCTTTTTAAAACTGCTGGATAATCTTTAGTCCCATGAATTCACCTCACACTAATTCTGGAAGGTGAGAGTTGATAAACGCTCGCCAGAGTTGGGACCGTTTATGAGTTCCCCGAGCCTGGTCGATCTCAGTGACATAGGCGAATACCCCATGCTCTGAGGCAATGACCTTTTGAAACTCGCTATAGCTGAATAGCTGGTTTCCAGTCAGAGTCGATTCAATGGAATAGAGAAAACCCGGAATTGAGATATTGACAGCGAACCGCTTAGGCTCTTCTTCGTTCAGGATTATTCCAGAGATTGAGAATTGACTTTTGCGGAGAGGTATTGAACCTGAGTGGTTTTTTGATATCATTGCTTCCGTCCTGGTAAAGGATGAATGGATACAAGAAATGCCCTCGAAGCGGCCTAGGCTTCGGGGGCATTGTCCGTTTCTGGGGATGCGCTCTGGTTCATCTGCGCTTCGATGAACCGGCTGATTTCCTCACGTGTGTAACGCACTGCAGCACCGATCTTGACGCAACGGATTTTATTCTCATTGCGAAGTTTCCATACTGTGCGTTCACAGACTCCCAGCAGTTGAGCTGCTTCGCGTTCCGTGATTAAACCTGTGGGCTCCGATGGTTGGGGAGCAATAGAAGTGACCATAATTTCATCCTAAATTCTGTGTGCTATTGTGTCCTGTTTCGGTCGTGTCAGATCGACCACATACGGCTACAATAGCTGGAGATCTTCAGGATGGAATATGAAAAAGAAACCTATTTTGCAGGTTCGGATTGTCTGATTTCAATCGGATTTCAGAATCGGATATTCGGATTTAAAATCCAACTCTATATGAGTATTTTTTGATGAATTCCCGCGCCTTGTCGGTTGAATCTTGAGAGTTGCCTTTTTTACTGACAATCTTCTGTGCAATTTCGATTGCAGCATTAAGCGAGTAGCCTAAAGACGGTTTTCCACGTTCCGACATCTGACAGTTAGCAGCCAAGATATAAGGTTTCAGACCGTCTGTAGAGTAACCAAATTCATCACATAATTGACTTATTGTAAAACTTGGATCACGTTCCGTAATATCATGAGCTACCGTTACTGGCTCTGATTGGTTTCCGGTACTGCCTAGCCCAGACTGCATCTTTCGTATCGCCAGAATGCTACTGAGTGCGATGTCGTCAATAATTGAATAGCTGTTTTTATCGAGTGGATCGAATGAAAACGGACCAACGCTTGTCGGAATTTCATTCATGAGACTTGATTTTTCGGTTGGGGCTTCTTGTCCAAAAGCTTTAGCAACAACCCACTGTGATGATCTACCTTCCCATGTCTTCCGGTCTGGCTTGGTAATGAAATGTAGATAGAACAGCCACCGACACGCATAATCAGCCTGACAGGTGATTTCTGAGGGAAGACTGGTAAAGAATGGCTGAAACTCCAGTTCCTGACCAGCAGAAGTAAGGCACCTTTTTAGCTCATCGTAAATATCACGATTCTGTTTAATCTCATCAAGATTGCTGACTTTCTGACAATCACGAACCACGAGTACCCGGGAATCATACAATCTATCCCCAGAGCTCGATATATCCAGAGAATCAATCGCCACGTCCCCTGATTCCTCCGTAGCCTGCTGCCTGGTAGGCCACCCCATTTTAATAATGTCTGGGTCAACATATTCTGCTAAGACGTGGGATAATTTATAAGCGCCTTGCTTAGCACTGATGCCAGAAAACCACTCCTCAAGCCTGGTGAGTCGGCTGGTGCTGGAATGATTGTACTGCTCAATTTCCTGAGGCTTATCCTCATCGCCTCCTCCCAAGAGACCACCAATAATCCCGGCTGGGGATCTTGAAGCGAGACTCCACAGTTGCATCATGTGCTTAAGCGAATCTCTCGATTCATGCCCCGATTTACTTTTGTCAGACAAGTCTTTTGTCATGCCCTCGTTTCCCGTAAACGAATCCCGAATTTAAAAGACGGGGAAGCCAGTCGGGAAACTGGTGTTCGATGATCAGTCTATCCCCTCTGCACATTATAGCAGGGGGCCGAATAGTGTCGAATCTGACAGATTCAACCAGACACTTTTTCTCTAAATAGATTCCTGAATCAAATTAACATTACTATAATGCATATCAATCCAGGACGGGTGATTACACTACATATAGAAACGGATAGAGAAATTCTATGCTTGAAAAGCTCACTGCATTTACTGAATCCCTATCAAGAATTCCTGCGGCACTTCTCGTCGCACTCATTGCCACAATATCAATCATTCTTTTTGTTCCAGAGAGTATCGCAAATACGCTATCTATCGATGGATTCAGGGAGCAATTCCGAGTTTATCTTGGTCCATCACTCCTACTTTTGATTGCGATTGCTTGTGTTAGATTAGCCCAACTGCCAATCAATATATGGAAAGCAAAAAAGCTACTTGCACAACGACAGGAAACACTTCATAACCTGACATCGCAGGAAAAAGGATACCCCTCTAAATATATCTTTGATGACCATAACACTATAAACGTAGGCTTGAATGACGGGGTAATGGCTGGTTTGGAATATAAGAGAATTGTCTACCGTGCCAGCAATACTGGAACTGTTGAAAATGGCTTCCCTTTCAATTTACATGACTGGGCTCGAGAATACCTGAAGCAGAATTCTCATCTTCTGGAAGGGGCAATTGGTTCTCCCAGAACACCTGATGAAATTCTGCGAGATGATGGGTGGTAAACATCATCCTCAACAATCATATTTCCAACTGCACGCAAATATGCAGCGCTTAATCTGATATTATGCCTTTTCTAGTTGGTTTCTGATAAAGGTTCCTGTCCCTCATCGCCCACTAAGGCTTTTGCCGTTCACCCCTGACTTGCAGGATATCCCTGCTTTTCAGGGGTTTTTTATTTTCAATTGTTCACCTGCCTGCATCCTTGATTCGCAGCTGACCAGGAGCCAACGACCATGAAGCGCCCCCGCTTGCTCGCGATGCCCTTGTTGATTCTGTTGGCTTTTGTTTGCTTCAACACCAGCTTGTCCGCCGCAGAACGTCCCAACGTGCTCCTGATCCTCTGTGACGATCTGGGATTTTCCGACCTCGGCTGTTATGGCGGTGAAATTCAGACGCCCCATCTCGATCGACTCGCAGCGGACGGAATGCGGTTTACCCAGTTCTACAACTGTGCCGTCTGTGTCACGACCCGATCGGCGCTGTTGACGGGCCTGTATCCCCGTCAGGCGAGGCGGCCCCGACTGCGGACGAACATGCTCACACTGGGTGAAGCCATGCGGCGGGCCGGCTATGCCACGTCACTGACAGGGAAGTGGCATCTGGGAAATCAACCGCCATTACGGCCCATCGACCGCGGTTTCGATGAGTACTACGGCGTGCTCGACGGTTGCTGCAATTACTTCAATCCGGCAAAACAGGATCCTGTGTTCTACAACGGCGGTCGGTTCCGTGCGTTTGCACGCAACGACAAACGCATCACGGAATTCCCGAAAGGCTATTATACAACCGACGCCTTTTCCGACCACGCCATCGAGACGATCAAACAGTTCGCGAACGGCAAAAAACCATTCTTCGTGCATCTCTGCTACACCGCACCGCACTTTCCGCTGCACGCGTTCAAAGCAGACATCGAGCGGTATCGCGGAAAATACTCCGCTGGCTATCTCAAAATGCGCGCACAACGGCACCAGCGACAAGCCGAACTGGGCCTCTTCGCTGCATTGCCTGAACTCTCCCCCCTAGAGAATAAAAAGGGCGACTACCGCTACGACTACGACGTGCCGGACTGGGAAGCACTGCCTGACAACGAGCGTAAACGCGAAGAAGCCCGCATGGAAACTTACGCCGCGATGGTAGACCGCATGGATCGCGGCATCGGCCGCGTGCTGGCCGCCCTCGACGAAGCCGGCGTTGCGGACAACACCGTGGTGATGTTTCTTTCCGATAACGGCGGCTGTGCATCATGGCCCAGCGGCCGGCCCGGTCAGGAAGCTGGCTTTATCAAATACAACCAGGACATTCCCGTCGGCGACGGCCGCGGTTACGAGTTTGTCGGCAAAGGCTGGGGCTGGGCACAGAACGCCCCCTTCCGTCAGTTCAAGACCTGGTGTTACGAAGGCGGAATCGCCACCCCCATGATCGTCCGCTGGCCTGGCAAAGTCGCCCGCGGTTCGATCACGCATCAGGTCGGTCACATCATCGACTTCATGCCCACACTTTTGGAACTGGCCAACAGCGATTACCCGCGCGAATTCAATGGAAACACGCTGCTCCCGGTCGAAGGCAAGAGTCTGTTACCTGTCTTTCAGGGAAAACAACGGGACGGGCACAGATCATTGAGCTGGGAACTGTTCGGCAACCGCGCCATTCGCCAAGGCGATTGGAAACTGGTCTGGGGCGCGAGCGAGAAGCAGTGGGAATTGTACGACCTCAAGACCGACCGCAGTGAAATGAATAACCTCGCCGCAAAGTTCCCCGAACGCGTAGCCCAGATGGCCCGTGACTGGGAAGCCTGGCAAGAGAAAATCGAGAAGTGATTGCAGTTGCGGCCAGTAATTCTTATGAATCGCTGTATCAGAAATTTTTAGATAATTCACATCGATGACCTGACTGACCGCGCATCATTCAAACTCGTCATTATGGAATCGAATTAAATCAGAAATACTTTTGTGTTTCAATCAGACTCTTCAAGAATAAATAAAGCCGCCCTATAAAAAGGCGGCTTATCCAAGCAGATACTTCACAGATCAGTCGGGACCTAAAGGTCTCTGCTTCAATGATAAGTAAGAACATTATTGATCAGTTTCTCTACTTCTTCTGATTCAATAACCTCTTTAGCAACATTCAAGTTTAAACTGCGCCCTACATTCTTCAGTTCTCTCGGCAGTGAATCTTGCCTCTTAGTTATTGCCTCTTGCAATAATTGGAGCGTTTTCTTGTACCTCTGCTCCATTGCTTCAGCGAACTCCCGTTCTCTCCTCTTTTGATTAATTCGAGACGATTTTCTTTTCCTTCTGGAATTAGGGACAGTCTTGGTTTGCACGCCTATATATGAAATGTCAGACTTTTCTACGGGAACTATAATTCTAGTTAGATGGCCACTATTTGCTCCTTCATAGAATTTAATACCATCTATATCATCGCACGATTTGACTTCTGGCTCATCTTCAAGATACTTAAATCGTATCACAAAATCTCCGCTCTCTTTTATAAAGTCCCCTTCGATCCCTTCAGGTGTATCTGAAGCAGGGAGATCGATTTCGAACTCTACACCATCTTCAGTAAATTCATATGTTAATGAGCCTGGACTTATATCAGATTTTGAAATCCAAATATATTTTCCCATAAAAACAATGCCTTTTATCAATTTGTCTTCAAAGATATTAAGTGCTGTAGATGGTTTGCATGCTCTGCTACCAGCAATTTAATCTTCTTTTTTTTATCGTCTGAAATATTTGTCAATTCATTCGAGTCAACACAGAGAAACCCCCAGCATTTATTGTTGTTAGTTTTTAAGTTGACTACATACAGATAGTGGGGTTTCTTTTTAATGTTTTTATATTCATCGTCGGTCATAAAACATGACTTTTTGTAACCTTCAGGATCTTCAACAGGAAGAGCTTCTCTCCAGACATTACTCTTAGCTAAGAAACTTTTTCCAATACAACCTGTATTNNNNNNNNNNNNNNNNNNNNNNNNNNNNNNNNNNNNNNNNNNNNNNNNNNNNNNNNNNNNNNNNNNNNNNNNNNNNNNNNNNNNNNNNNNNNNNNNNNNNNNNNNNNNNNNNNNNNNNNNNNNNNNNNNNNNNNNNNNNNNNNNNNNNNNNNNNNNNNNNNNNNNNNNNNNNNNNNNNNNNNNNNNNNNNNNNNNNNNNNNNNNNNNNNNNNNNNNNNNNNNNNNNNNNNNNNNNNNNNNNNNNNNNNNNNNNNNNNNNNNNNNNNNNNNNNNNNNNNNNNNNNNNNNNNNNNNNNNNNNNNNNNNNNNNNNNNNNNNNNNNNNNNNNNNNNNNNNNNNNNNNNNNNNNNNNNNNNNNNNNNNNNNNNNNNNNNNNNNNNNNNNNNNNNNNNNNNNNNNNNNNNNNNNNNNNNNNNNNNNNNNNNNNNNNNNNNNNNNNNNNNNNNNNNNNNNNNNNNNNNNNNNNNNNNNNNNNNNNNNNNNNNNNNNNNNNNNNNNNNNNNNNNCTTGTTATTTTCGCTACGCTCAAATAACAAGCACCACTCCGCCACACAGATAATTTACAGAAGAGATGTTACAGTAACGCTGCTGCACTTGAGGCTACCTTGGGTGTCAGAGTCTCTATCAAACCAAATGGACAGCCAGACTTAACTCCATACCTACACCCTGGTCCGCTCTCAACGCTCTTTTTCCCTCTTACGCAAAAACGGAACCTTGATGAAAAAACTGCTAATGTGCTAAGTGGTCGGATTGCAGGAACTCCTTCCGGATATACATGGCATCACCATGAAGTTATAGGTATTATGCAACTTGTTCGTAAGGATGTACACAAAGCGTTATTCGGAGGACATCGGACTCATCATGGTGGTGTATTCTTTTGGGAATTACTTAACAATAAAAAATATAAGAAGTGAGTTTTTCAATGGATAAAAATTTTTGCCATGTTTTATTTCGTGATGTCAACCCGTCAGTTTCTACGTCCGACATCTTGAATTATGAACAATCATTTTCCATTTCATTACCCAAAGATTATTTTGATTTCCTCTTGAAAATCAATGGGGGTAGCCCCATTCCATCTGCCTACAAAGAACCTGACTTAGAAGACTTTGAAGGAGAGGAATTACCACCTGGAATTGTGATTCCGGATCAAATTCAAAGCGATTTATTGAAATATACTATTTCTCCATCGCGTATTGATCATTTTCTGGGGTTAAATCCTGCATCTACTGAAAATTTAGAAGCCCTCACTATTGGTACAAAGTATACGACAAAAGATGATGCTTCATCTTTATTACTGATTGCCTTTGATAAGGTTGGCACTCCAATTTATTTGTCACTTTCCGATGAAAAGAAGGGATGGATCTACGATTTTGAAGAAGATATCGACTTTGGTTTATACGACCCTGGAGAGGCTACTCCACTGTCAGAATTAGATCATCTTGTATTGGCAAAATCTTTTCGTGAGTTTGTCGAAAGTCTTTTTCCTGCGCGTGTACATTTTGCAAAGAATTTTCAGCCCACAGAAAAGCATCTTGATGCAATTCGGCAAAGTGGGACAGAAGACCCGTGATGACCTTCCCCCATTTCTTGATCCATGTGGAATGCGGGTGAAGCAATCTCTCGAGAAAACGCAGAGCCATACGGAATCAGCTACGGTGGGGCCATTTTCGACGCGCATTCTCCCATCCAGGTGGCCCCATTTGCATGCTAATCTCCATTAGTGAATACTATGGGCCTTGTTGGGGAATTGTAGATCAAATGGTTTTGGGAGGTACGCCGAATGGGACTCTACCTTGATTGCATTCTAGTGGCTCACGATGACTCCGAAGAGAACATTTCAACGCTGGTAACAGAATTCNNNNNNNNNNNNNNNNNNNNNNNNNNNNNNNNNNNNNNNNNNNNNNNNNNNNNNNNNNNNNNNNNNNNNNNNNNNNNNNNNNNNNNNNNNNNNNNNNNNNNNNNNNNNNNNNNNNNNNNNNNNNNNNNNNNNNNNNNNNNNNNNNNNNNNNNNNNNNNNNNNNNNNNNNNNNNNNNNNNNNNNNNNNNNNNNNNNNNNNNNNNNNNNNNNNNNNNNNNNNNNNNNNNNNNNNNNNNNNNNNNNNNNNNNNNNNNNNNN contains:
- a CDS encoding IS5 family transposase (programmed frameshift), whose amino-acid sequence is MTRVSRPATGRNITGSRTEPKPQLSDEQWLLIKDLFPEPPVNAAGGRPRVAPRECLEGILWVLRTGARWKDLPTFLPSPSTCWRRFKEWTEDGVFLEAWQRLLEHLDRRKLVVWSEAFGDGTFCPAKKGAPDVGKTKRGKGTKLMLLVDGNGLPLALDRASASPAEVKLIESLLDQRVLPRDPDRLIYDRAADSDPLRTELAERQIELICPHRKNRVKPATQDGRALRRYRRRWKVERTISWLFNFRRLVIRYERYSHLFLGFAQLACVFTLLNKL
- a CDS encoding AAA family ATPase; this translates as MPGDTQNDNKNKFPFLNAAELLAGDFTHEYLVNGVLVKGQPCIIAGPKKCLKTNFLIALGFCIATGNKLFNRFTVPNTCNVGIMSGESGAATIQETFSRIVKSYGWSPQSTEGFHVCFNLPSLESQLDIDQVAQTIKEKQLGALIFDPAYLCLSLGESASNLFSVGEKLKPLTRLGQETGCTIILVHHTRKSNGQNEFSEPQLEEIAFAGFQEWARQWILLNRREAYQPDSPGVHKLWFVAGGSAGHSQSWALDITEGAIEDNGGRVWETNLIPSQEARTEKRTKREREKENEKVKQFEEDVQKVTQALQSIGEPSTVSVLKNKAALSKDRTERALLHLVEIQAVQRADVERGNGQKYPGYELTRNHSERLGIPRSGFITY
- a CDS encoding ParB N-terminal domain-containing protein, with product MRIEDIKKDDDFKILCPALQADELRRLRENIIKDGEFREPVIVWRSEGILIDGHNRLSVWDNMTDEERQRIAPPAINAIEFKDREAVHNWIISNQLGRRNLDQKQKSYLVGKWYQAEKKEPHRPSKKKGDTVSPLMKTSEKIAEKTGQSSRQVKRDAQFTEAVEVLVSNIGPEVKAELLTDKKIGKARVVEIAALPADKQKAEYDRAMGRGEPSPGITFDPSEWGGMEPVADPVIPAGTVTEYHLKEMQAPWREFNRLMTAVKKVIEDLPEGTAGAWCDQNQMADIMGCYSNLRSTVNHRKPVAICGHCNGLKCDRCYQTGALNKDLSEALREGTEATGVLNAR
- a CDS encoding helix-turn-helix domain-containing protein, which encodes MVTSIAPQPSEPTGLITEREAAQLLGVCERTVWKLRNENKIRCVKIGAAVRYTREEISRFIEAQMNQSASPETDNAPEA
- a CDS encoding super-infection exclusion protein B; this translates as MLEKLTAFTESLSRIPAALLVALIATISIILFVPESIANTLSIDGFREQFRVYLGPSLLLLIAIACVRLAQLPINIWKAKKLLAQRQETLHNLTSQEKGYPSKYIFDDHNTINVGLNDGVMAGLEYKRIVYRASNTGTVENGFPFNLHDWAREYLKQNSHLLEGAIGSPRTPDEILRDDGW
- a CDS encoding arylsulfatase, which encodes MKRPRLLAMPLLILLAFVCFNTSLSAAERPNVLLILCDDLGFSDLGCYGGEIQTPHLDRLAADGMRFTQFYNCAVCVTTRSALLTGLYPRQARRPRLRTNMLTLGEAMRRAGYATSLTGKWHLGNQPPLRPIDRGFDEYYGVLDGCCNYFNPAKQDPVFYNGGRFRAFARNDKRITEFPKGYYTTDAFSDHAIETIKQFANGKKPFFVHLCYTAPHFPLHAFKADIERYRGKYSAGYLKMRAQRHQRQAELGLFAALPELSPLENKKGDYRYDYDVPDWEALPDNERKREEARMETYAAMVDRMDRGIGRVLAALDEAGVADNTVVMFLSDNGGCASWPSGRPGQEAGFIKYNQDIPVGDGRGYEFVGKGWGWAQNAPFRQFKTWCYEGGIATPMIVRWPGKVARGSITHQVGHIIDFMPTLLELANSDYPREFNGNTLLPVEGKSLLPVFQGKQRDGHRSLSWELFGNRAIRQGDWKLVWGASEKQWELYDLKTDRSEMNNLAAKFPERVAQMARDWEAWQEKIEK
- a CDS encoding HNH endonuclease translates to MLSGRIAGTPSGYTWHHHEVIGIMQLVRKDVHKALFGGHRTHHGGVFFWELLNNKKYKK
- a CDS encoding SMI1/KNR4 family protein, producing MDKNFCHVLFRDVNPSVSTSDILNYEQSFSISLPKDYFDFLLKINGGSPIPSAYKEPDLEDFEGEELPPGIVIPDQIQSDLLKYTISPSRIDHFLGLNPASTENLEALTIGTKYTTKDDASSLLLIAFDKVGTPIYLSLSDEKKGWIYDFEEDIDFGLYDPGEATPLSELDHLVLAKSFREFVESLFPARVHFAKNFQPTEKHLDAIRQSGTEDP